From one Gloeomargarita sp. SKYB120 genomic stretch:
- the rplR gene encoding 50S ribosomal protein L18: MKLSRIEAIQRRHRRIRKRVFGTPERPRLAVFRSHRHIYAQVIDDTRHHTLAAAASVEPELRQELNNNGATCAASTRVGQLIAERALAKGIRKVVFDRGGFLYHGRVKALAEAARAAGLEF, from the coding sequence ATGAAACTCAGTCGCATTGAGGCCATCCAGCGGCGTCACCGCCGCATCCGCAAGCGAGTGTTTGGAACGCCCGAACGACCGCGTCTAGCGGTTTTCCGCTCACACCGGCACATTTATGCCCAGGTCATTGACGACACCCGGCACCACACCCTGGCCGCCGCTGCGTCAGTGGAACCCGAACTGCGCCAGGAACTCAACAACAATGGCGCGACCTGTGCCGCTTCGACCCGCGTGGGGCAGTTGATTGCGGAACGGGCGCTGGCAAAAGGCATCCGCAAGGTGGTGTTCGACCGAGGGGGGTTCCTGTACCACGGTCGGGTCAAAGCCCTGGCCGAAGCCGCCCGTGCAGCGGGATTGGAGTTCTAG
- the rpsE gene encoding 30S ribosomal protein S5, giving the protein MAKERRSKAARTQEKEPEWQERVVQTRRVTKVVKGGKKLSFRAIVVVGNERGQVGVGVGKANDVSSAVRKGAADGKKHLITVPLTRSNSIPHPTQASAGAATVLMRPAAPGTGVIAGGAVRTVLELAGVKNVLAKQLGSSNPLNNARAAIAALANLRTFSQVAKERGIPMEQLYG; this is encoded by the coding sequence ATGGCTAAGGAACGTCGCAGTAAAGCCGCCCGCACCCAAGAGAAAGAACCGGAATGGCAGGAACGGGTCGTGCAAACCCGCCGGGTGACCAAGGTGGTCAAGGGGGGTAAAAAGCTCAGCTTCCGGGCAATTGTGGTGGTGGGCAATGAACGGGGCCAAGTCGGTGTTGGAGTGGGCAAGGCCAATGATGTCAGTAGCGCGGTGCGCAAAGGGGCAGCCGACGGCAAAAAGCATCTGATCACGGTGCCCTTGACCCGCTCCAACTCGATTCCCCATCCCACCCAGGCCAGTGCGGGAGCCGCGACGGTGCTCATGCGACCGGCTGCGCCAGGGACAGGAGTGATCGCCGGGGGCGCGGTGCGGACGGTGTTGGAACTGGCGGGCGTCAAAAACGTGCTGGCCAAGCAGTTGGGGTCGAGCAATCCCTTGAATAACGCTCGGGCGGCCATTGCCGCGTTAGCGAATCTCCGCACCTTTTCCCAGGTTGCGAAAGAGCGCGGGATTCCTATGGAACAGTTGTACGGCTAG
- a CDS encoding PAP/fibrillin family protein: MQEKLRLLQAVATTNRGLLVTPQVQAEIDQLVRRLEAQNPTPNPVQSPELLSGCWQLLYTTSTDVLFLGRLPLVTLGQIYQVIQADRNRVYNVAEAQGLPGLLDGLLAVKARFEVLNPSRIAIYFEQSLLGVQQLVDYQQNPTRWLSRLEQDESLPLLRISLDSSRSQGWLDITYLDMDLRISRGDKGNLFVLGRAG; this comes from the coding sequence ATGCAAGAGAAACTCAGGCTTTTACAAGCGGTGGCCACCACCAACCGGGGATTACTGGTAACGCCCCAGGTGCAGGCGGAGATTGACCAACTGGTGCGCCGGTTGGAAGCCCAAAACCCCACCCCCAACCCGGTGCAATCCCCCGAACTCCTGAGCGGTTGCTGGCAACTGCTGTACACCACCAGTACCGATGTCCTGTTTTTGGGGCGCTTGCCGCTGGTGACCTTGGGCCAGATTTACCAGGTCATCCAGGCGGACCGCAACCGGGTGTACAACGTTGCCGAAGCGCAAGGGCTGCCAGGGCTGCTCGATGGTCTGCTGGCTGTCAAAGCTCGGTTTGAAGTGTTGAACCCCAGTCGCATCGCCATTTACTTTGAACAGAGCCTGTTAGGGGTGCAACAGTTGGTCGATTACCAGCAGAACCCCACCCGCTGGCTGAGCCGCCTGGAGCAGGACGAGTCATTGCCCCTGTTGCGGATTTCCTTGGACAGCAGTCGTTCCCAGGGCTGGTTGGATATTACTTACCTAGACATGGACCTGCGGATCAGCCGGGGCGACAAAGGCAATCTGTTTGTCCTGGGGCGAGCAGGTTAA
- the typA gene encoding translational GTPase TypA, giving the protein MTSHIRNVAIIAHVDHGKTTLVDALLKQAGAFRQGEEVPTCVLDWNELERERGITILAKNTAVRYKDYLINIVDTPGHADFGGEVERVLGMVEGCLLIVDVNEGPMPQTRFVLRKALEKGLRPIVVLNKVDRLQGDPFVALNKVLDLFLELGADDDQCEFPYLFASGMAGHARWRWEDEPVDMQPLFEALIRYVPPPAGDENKPLQLQVTTLDYSDYLGRIVIGKIHNGRITTGQTAALVTADGTIIRGKVTKLFGFEGLKRVELTSAGAGNIVAVAGFNEANIGETITCPDNPLALPLIKVDEPTLQMTFSVNDSPFAGQEGKFVTSRQLRERLFRELETNVALRVEETEDPDRFLVSGRGELHLGILIETMRREGYEFQVSQPQVIYRQIDGQPCEPYEYLVLDVPDEAVGSCIEALGPRRGEMQDMQVGGHGRTQLEFIIPARGLVGFRSEFMRLTRGEGIMSHSFLDYRPLAGPIETRRNGVLIAIEEGEATFYALKNAEDRGVFFIKPGTRVYKGMIVGEHNRPQDLELNVCKTKHLTNMRSAGAEELTPLQPPVEMNLERALEYIGPDELVEVTPKSVRLRKLNQKLARR; this is encoded by the coding sequence ATGACATCCCATATTCGCAACGTTGCTATTATCGCCCACGTGGACCACGGCAAGACGACCCTGGTGGATGCGCTGTTGAAACAGGCAGGGGCGTTTCGTCAGGGGGAAGAGGTGCCAACCTGTGTGCTGGACTGGAATGAACTAGAGCGGGAGCGGGGCATTACCATCCTGGCCAAAAACACGGCTGTCCGTTACAAGGACTATCTCATCAACATTGTGGATACGCCGGGGCACGCCGATTTTGGGGGCGAGGTGGAGCGGGTGCTGGGCATGGTGGAGGGCTGTCTGCTCATCGTGGATGTGAACGAAGGGCCGATGCCCCAAACACGATTCGTATTGCGCAAGGCGCTGGAGAAGGGGTTACGCCCGATTGTGGTGCTCAACAAGGTGGACCGGTTGCAGGGCGACCCATTTGTGGCGCTGAATAAGGTGCTGGACTTGTTTCTGGAATTGGGGGCGGACGACGACCAGTGCGAGTTCCCTTACCTGTTTGCGTCGGGAATGGCCGGGCATGCCCGCTGGCGCTGGGAGGATGAACCGGTGGATATGCAACCCCTGTTTGAAGCGTTGATTCGCTATGTGCCGCCGCCGGCGGGGGATGAAAACAAGCCCTTGCAGTTGCAGGTGACGACCCTGGATTACTCCGACTACTTGGGCCGCATTGTGATTGGCAAGATTCACAATGGGCGGATTACCACAGGGCAAACGGCGGCGCTGGTTACTGCCGACGGCACCATCATTCGCGGCAAGGTCACCAAGCTCTTTGGGTTTGAAGGGTTAAAGCGGGTGGAGTTGACATCGGCTGGCGCAGGGAACATTGTGGCGGTGGCGGGGTTTAACGAGGCGAATATTGGCGAAACGATCACCTGCCCCGATAACCCCCTGGCGTTGCCCCTGATTAAGGTGGACGAACCGACGCTGCAAATGACCTTTTCGGTGAACGATTCCCCCTTTGCTGGTCAAGAAGGGAAATTTGTCACGTCCCGGCAATTGCGGGAGCGCCTGTTCCGGGAGTTGGAGACCAATGTGGCGCTGCGGGTGGAAGAAACGGAAGACCCAGACCGGTTCCTAGTTTCGGGGCGGGGGGAGCTGCACCTGGGGATTTTGATTGAAACCATGCGCCGGGAAGGGTACGAGTTCCAGGTGTCCCAACCCCAGGTGATTTACCGCCAGATCGACGGCCAGCCCTGCGAACCCTACGAGTACCTGGTGCTGGATGTGCCCGATGAGGCGGTTGGCAGTTGCATCGAAGCCTTGGGACCGCGGCGGGGCGAGATGCAGGATATGCAGGTGGGGGGCCATGGCCGCACCCAGTTGGAATTCATTATTCCGGCGCGGGGGTTGGTGGGCTTTCGCAGCGAGTTCATGCGCTTGACCCGGGGCGAGGGCATCATGAGCCATAGTTTCCTGGACTACCGTCCCTTGGCCGGACCTATCGAAACCCGCCGCAATGGCGTGTTGATTGCCATCGAAGAGGGAGAAGCCACCTTCTACGCCCTGAAAAACGCCGAAGACCGGGGGGTGTTTTTCATCAAGCCGGGCACGCGGGTCTATAAGGGCATGATTGTCGGGGAGCACAACCGGCCCCAGGACTTGGAACTGAATGTGTGCAAAACCAAGCACCTGACCAACATGCGCTCGGCGGGCGCGGAGGAGTTGACCCCGTTGCAACCGCCGGTGGAGATGAATCTAGAGCGAGCGCTGGAGTATATCGGCCCTGATGAACTGGTGGAAGTAACGCCGAAGTCGGTGCGCCTGCGCAAGTTGAACCAAAAACTGGCCCGCCGTTAA
- the rplO gene encoding 50S ribosomal protein L15, whose translation MKLHELHPQPGSHRRRRRVGRGISAGQGGSCGLGMRGQKARSGERIRPGFEGGQNPLYRRIPKLHGFRSVNAKRYTVINVSRLAAWDGPQPITLEALQAAGWIKQPQGPLKVLGDGEINRPITVVAAAFSASAQEKITAAGGTCQVAE comes from the coding sequence ATGAAACTCCATGAACTTCATCCCCAACCTGGTTCACATCGCCGACGTCGCCGTGTTGGTCGCGGGATTAGCGCCGGACAGGGGGGCAGTTGCGGGTTGGGGATGCGCGGGCAAAAGGCCCGCTCCGGTGAGCGTATCCGTCCTGGCTTTGAAGGGGGCCAAAACCCGCTCTACCGCCGGATTCCGAAGCTGCACGGTTTTCGGTCGGTCAACGCCAAGCGTTATACGGTGATCAACGTGAGCCGGTTAGCAGCCTGGGATGGACCGCAACCCATCACCTTAGAAGCGCTCCAAGCCGCCGGTTGGATTAAACAACCCCAGGGGCCGTTGAAAGTACTGGGGGATGGGGAGATTAACCGGCCCATTACGGTGGTAGCGGCGGCCTTTAGCGCGTCGGCTCAGGAGAAAATTACGGCTGCAGGGGGCACATGCCAGGTCGCTGAGTAG